A window of Kocuria sp. TGY1127_2 genomic DNA:
GTGTTGAGATATGACATCACCCAGCCCTGCTCAGGACCAGCCGAATCCCAAGCACCGCGGTTCCTTGGTGTACCGCTCGAGGATCACTATTCTGCTTTCGGTCGCGGGGCTTGTGGCCACGATGCTCTCCAGCACACGGTATGGCATGGCTGCGCTGGTCGTGTCGATGATTCTGATGATCCTGGCGGCCGTCTGGTGCATCCTGACCATGATTGCGCTCAAAAAGGTCCGTGGGCAGTGGATCGGCTATTTCGTCTTGGCGCTCGTTCTACTGGCCAACTTCTATTTCGCCGCCAACGCCGGTATCAATCTGGCCATGTGGTCAGTTACCTCGGAATACCGTGAATGCGTTCAGAATTCCCTCACCATCTCATCCAACAGCGGTTGCCAGCAGAGCCTGTACGACTCGCTGATGAACTCGTTGACCGGACGCTAGGCATTGCGGGCCATGACGTTGTGGTCACCGCGCCGAGGATGAAGGAACAAGCCCCTGGATTGCACGATGGGTGGCAATGCAGCGCCGTCGATAGTCATCGAGACGCTGAAAAGCGGGGATGGCGATGCAGCGGGGACTCAGTCGGCGGACTCGCGGGCGGAGTGCTACCGCACTCGTAAGGCGTCGAGCGCGAGGTCGCGAAGTCTGCACTCCTGCTCGGGCCTTCCAGCGCGGGCTGTGGCCAGGAAGATGCCAAGCAGCAGGACCGCCACATCGTCCGCCTCGACGTCGCCGCGCAAGGTGCCGTCCGCGACGCCGGTCCGGAGCAGCAGCTCCACGGACTCGGCCACCCGGCGGCGGATAAGCGGACGAGAGGGTCTGGGCGTGGAGAGCTCGGTTCGGATGGCGTCGAGCATTCCGTGCTTGGTGGCGGCGAACCTGGCATGTCGCGCGGCCCATTCGCGCAGCGCCTGGTCGCCAGGGAGGCGGCGGCTGAGGTCTTCGGCCTCGTCCTGCAGCGCGTCGAGCTGGGTCGCGTAGACGGCTTCGACGAGCGCGTCGCGGGTTGGGAAGTGTCGGTAGAGGGTCCCGATACCGACGCCTGCCTCCCCGGCGATTGCCTCGAGGGAGGAAGAGCGGTTCTTATCCGTCAGGGCGTGAGTCGCGGCCTTGATCAGTCGCTCCCGGTTGCGCTGTGCATCCGCGCGGAGTGGTCTCTCCGGGGCGGGTGGGGTGGTGCCGATTTTTGACGATGATTCTTGCATGCGGAGGAACCTCCGGTTACTGTGGGTCTGGAAACGGAGTAACCTCCGCTTTACCTCATCATTCTATATGAAGGGTCGTCACCATGCCTGCTCATCACAACACAGACGCCCAGCGCCCCGGAGGTCCGGGGTCGATCGCCGGCCGCACGGTCGCTAGGGTCGGATACGGGGCGATGCAGCTCGTGCGATCGAGCACCGACCGCACCGCAGCGATCTCACTCCTGCGCCGAACCGTCGAGCTCGGGGTGGACCACATCGACACCGCCCAGTTCTACGGGGACCAGCTGGTCAACGAGTATCTGGGGGAAGCGATCCGGCCCGAGGACGGCGTGGTGATCGTCAGCAAGGTCGGCTTCGACCCGAACCCCGGCGGGCAATTCCCGATGCGCCCGGCTCAGCGTCCGGAGGAGCTGCGCGCGAGTGTCACGACCAATCTTCGGACCCTGAAGCTGGACCAGATCCCCGTCGTAAACCTGCGTCGGCCGGAGCACGAGAGTCGCATGCCTCTGCCCGCGGATCAGGCGGTGGGCCTGGATGACCAGCTCGAGGCCATGACTGCGATGCGTGAGGAGGGGCTGATCGGCGACTTCGGGATCAGCAATGCCCCGGAGAGCGAGGTCCGCCGCGCGATCTCCGCTGGGATCGTCTGCGTGCAGAATGCCTACGGTCTGTTGTCCCGCGGGGACGAGGCGATCGGCGCTCTGTGCCAGGAGGAGGGCATCGCCTGGGTCCCGTTTTTCCCCTTGGGCAGCGCATTTCCCGGGACGCCCTCGGTCAGCGATCTCCCCGCGGCTCGTGACGTGGCCGCTGCGCTCGGCGCCACGCCTTCCCAGGTCGGTCTCGCCTGGCTGCTCCACCATTTCCCGACCTGCTTGCTCATCCCGGGCACGGGGTCCGTCGATCATCTCGAGGAGAACATCGCCGCCGGCTCCCTGGTGCTGGACGATCAGATGCTCGCCGACCTCGACCGGGCCGCGACGGTCTGAACCTCGGCGAGCCTCTTTGCCCGTGGAGCGGCTGCCGTACTGCCCGCGACCGCGGCATCGAGGTGGAACAGCTCGGCCAGCGGGGAGCGCTTGTTGATGTCGGCTCCGGCGCCCGGTAGCGCTGTTCCACCGCCGAGCTCGGGTCCTAGCTTTTGCAGGTCATGGGGCGCCGACGTTGAAGCCTCCTCCGAGCTGCCTGAGCGAGAGACCGGGCAGTCGCCGCCCGGGTCCACCATGACAACTATCATCACCCGCACACCGCCTGCGGCGACCAGCTTCCTGCCTCATGGCTCCATGACTCCATGCCAGCGTTGACAACGCCATGACCGACGAGAACTAGGTCCTCGCCTTATCGTTCATTTCCGGCGCCGACCGGGCCGCGCGATCACCGGACGATTTTCCGGAACGGTGTGGGGCTTCTCGGGGACGGAAGGCTCAGATTCCTCGGGTTCCGGCGCCTTAGTTCTGGGTCCCCGTTCCTGCTCCTCTGTGGAGGGTTCTTCCGGCGTCGCATCCGGGCCGGCCCACGGCAGATCTGATTCCTCATGGGGAGCCGCGGAAGCCTCCGGCGGTTCAAGCGGCGCCTTGTCATCCGTGGACGACGACTGTGCTTGGTCGGGCCCCGGCCGGAACTTGCGCAATCGTGCGAGCGCGCTGACCTGGTCGGAGTCGCGCTCCTTCGATTCTGCTTCCGGCTCCGGAGCGGCCGACGAGGCGGCCTCCGGCCCGGGATCGGGTGCCTGGGAGACTTTGGCCGAGGAGGCTCTGACCCCGGAATTCTTCGGTTGGGCCGGTCGTTCTGGGGAATTCCCGTTCTGGGGTGAGACCGGCTCCGAATCAGGTCTCGATGCCATGGTCCGAACTCGTGATTTCCGGTCAGGGGAATTTTGGGCGGGGATCTTGGGCTTGGACGGCTCTTTCCCTCTTCCTTTCACACCTCGGGCCGGGCGGGGCTCATGGCTGACATCGGTCGTCGGGTCGTGCTCGATCCACGGGCCAATGAGCTGACCGATGATCGCACCGATGGCTATGGTCACTGCGGTCCAGAGACCCGTCGTCCAGGGATGCGGGCCGAAATCGGTGAAGCGTCCCACACCCAAAGACCCGTGTGCCAACGCCGCGAACAGGCACGCGGCCAAGCCGACAAGCGCCCCCAAGGAAATGGCCAGGATCAGCCCGGACAGCACGGCGGCCAGCCATCGCCACGCGAGCTTGAGGGTCAGCCACTCATCGAGATGGTTCTCCCCGTCCCGAATGAAGTACCAGCCGGCCATGGCGCCCGCGAGAATCGGAAGTGCAAGGACAACATAGGCCCACGTGGTTGGTTCTGCCGGAACGGCGCCGAGGATCGGAAGAGACGGCAGAGCACCTGCATGAGTCGCGGCGGGCGAAATCACAGTTCCCTGGCCGACGGCGAATCCTGCCCCGTTGCCCCAAGCCATCCCGAAAATCATCAGATTGGGCAGCAAAGCGAACTGAACGAGGGTCACCGAGATATCGCCGAGGAACCCCGCATGGAGCCCTTGGTAGAGAGAAATCATGCGGTTCCAGTGGAAAAAGATCGAAAGGCCCGTGAGCAAAGCACCCGTCGCAAGGATCCCGACGATGCCGACCCATGCCGCCCGAATGAGCGATACAACGTATGCTCCGGTCCACCTCGAATATTGGCTGTAGCGTTCGGACAGCTTTTCCGGGTCTATCCCCACCAGGCGCAACCACGAGCCCGCAACCTGGTGACCGCCCCAGAACATACCGACCATCAAGACTCCGAGTGGAACGATCGCGGAGACCACCGGATTGCTCGAAAGCGCGGACGTGCTCGTGACGAGGCTCAAGGCAGCCCCGATGACGATGTACATCACGGCCCCGCCCACGAGGGCCTGCCAGAATTGTCCCTCGTAGGACGCCCGAGCGAGCCTTTTCCCGGCTCGGCGCGCAAAGAGGAGCAAGACCACGGTCAGTCCGAGCGGGGTGAAGGTCGCAAGACCCTCGACCGCCTCCGTGGATTCCGACATGGGAATGTCAATGTGGAGCCCCACGCCGTGTCCGGCGAGCCACAGCTGACCGGTTCCGGCGAGCACGGCCACCGGCGATCCCGGGAAACCCAGTGAAGCCCAACCGATCAGGACCAGGACGAGAATGACAAACCACGATCCGAGGCTGGTCAGGAGGATTTCGATCATCGCCTGAAGCCAGAGCGGCATAGGCAACGACCGGGAAGGCGAGGGGCTACGAGGCGTCTTCTTCATCGCCTCTCATCATGTCACGCGGCACGGCCTTTGGCTTTTAATCCACAGTTCAATCTGACGTCATCTGAACCTCGCACGAAAGTTCGGGTCAGACGGTTGCCTTGGATTGTGCGAATCCTGATGGTTGCGGAATCTTTTGTCCCTCATCTCAGCGGTGTCACGACCTCGCTCTTGCGAAGCGCCGAGAACCTGCGTCGGCGTGGCCACGAGGTGATGCATGTGGCCCCGTCCGGTCGCGGGTTCAAGCCCTCGGACTGGTCCCCTGCTTTGTTTCCGCGCTTCCCCCGCGTGGTCCCGTCCGGCGCCATACCCGAGGTCCGGCCGTGGCCAGAGGACTCCTCCCCCGTTGCCTTGGCCCCTGGGCAGGCGTTCGAAGAGATCGAGGACGTCCCGACCCTTCGTCTGCCTTCGTTGCCATTGGCCGGTTATCCCACGCTCCGCTTCTCCCTGGGAACTGTGGCTGCCGTTCGTCGGATCATGGCCGACTATCGGCCCGACATCGTGCACGTCGCGTCGCCTTTCGTTCTGGGGGCTCGCGCGGTGACCGCGGCCAAGGGCCTCGGAATACCGTCGGTCGCCGTGTACCAAACGGACGTAGCCGCTTATACGCACCGGTATGGGATGTCGTGGCTCGCGGCAACGGCCGACAGACGCATAGCAGCGATCCACTCGAATGCGACCCTGACACTGGCTCCTTCCCGGTCGTCCATGGCTTATTTGGAGTCTTTGGGTGTCCCACGGGTCTTCAGATGGGGCCGCGGCGTCGATACCGGACTCTTCAACCCCAGTCGCCGCAGATTGTCGATTCGGTCCTCCTTGGGCGCAGGGCCGGACGATCTCCTCGTCGGTTTCGTGGGACGCCTTGCATCGGAAAAGCAGGTCGAGGACTTGCGCGTGATTCAGTCGCTGCCGGGGGTCAGGCTCGTGGTGATCGGAGGCGGGCCTGAGGCCCAGCGCCTCCAATCGACATTGCACCGGGCCGTCTTCGCCGGCCAGCTGACCGGGACAGTACTGGCCGAGCACATGGCGAGCCTCGATGTCTTCACACATCCGGGCGAATTCGAGACTTTCGGCCAAACCCTTCAGGAAGCCATGGCCTCGGGCGTGGCGACTGTGGCTGTAGGAAAGGGCGGGCCACTGGACATCATCGACGACGACGTGACCGGCAGGCTCTACGAGCCTGGGCAGCTCGGTATGCTGCGCACCATCGTGGAATCCCTCAGGGACAACCGATCGAGGTCCCGCCTGGCCGCCAACGGGCGCGAGGCCATGGAAACGAAATCCTGGGCCGCGACGTCGCTCAAGCTGGAGAACTACTACCATCGTGCCGCAGAATTCCACAGGACGCGGCAGTTGAGTCGCTGGAGGGACGAGCACCCCAGCGCCGGAGACAGAAACAGCCAGACCTCGTCACGCCATGGCGCCTCTGGTCACGGTCGACGGATCGAGTCGGTCTAGTTTTCCTTCCAGGGATTCTGCGCCTGGACACCCCACGACCGATAAACGTCTGATTTCGAGGAGATCACCGTCAAATCGTGGACCAGAGCCGTGGCGGCCACCAGGCCTTCCACTGCGGCGCCGGTCCACGACGCACCGGGGTTCTGACCGGTGCGCAGAATCGACTGGGGAGTCGACCGGCCCGCCCATTCCCGGGCGACCTCCGAATCCACGTCGAGGACATGATCGTCGAATCTTTCGATTAACTCCTCCAGCCATCGTTCCGTTTCCTGCTGCGGGTACAAGCCCCGTAGCTCTCCCAAGGAGAGCGTCGAGAGAAAGAGGGTCCGGTGGGCCCGGCGGCGCAGGAAAGCAACGATCGTGGGATTCGGCCTGGATCGACGGATTTCCGCAAGGACATCCGAGTCGAGCAGGAGGCCCCGTGAGCCTGAACTCATGCGGCGCTTTCGACCGCCAACTCGACGATCGGCTCGCCGGTTCCGGCGGGTGCCAGCAGGAAGTTGAGGAACTCTGACCGTGCGGAGTCGACGCGGGCGTAGTCCTGAATGCTCATGGCCTGATAGCCACGAGATACGGGAACGGCCGAGGAAAAATCGGGACGGGCGGTGTTATTGGACATTGCCATCAGCGCGAGCGCGCAATCCTTTCGATGCTCTTGCCTATACCAAACTATTTCTGCCGCGTACGGCGAATATAGACCGCTTCGTCATCCGAGCCACCCTTGAACATGGGGTTGGCGCTCAACCAAGTCGGAGCTTGTCAGTTGAGTCTCTTGAAGCTGTGTTCAAGCATACCCAGGGATCGGCCGTCTTGAAAAGTCTCTCCTCTGAAGTTTTCCTCAGAGGTACTAGATTGGAAGTTATGCCATTTCCCGCTCAGCAGATGCCGGTATCTGTCGCGCAGATCATCAAAGCAGTCGGCCACAACGCGTTTGGCCGCGGCGAGCGCTACTACCGCGCGGGCAAAGTGCTGTCCGCCGCGTACGACGCCGATAGCCTGACCTTCTCATCCAAGGTTTCCGGCAGCGAGCGGCACACCTATTCACAGACCGTCATCTTTCCCGAAGAGACGAGCCCTCACTCGGCGCCTTTCCACTCTTTCTGTTCGTGCCCGGTGGGAACCAATTGCAAGCACGTGGTCGCCGCGCTCCTGGGTTGGTTTCACGAAGGCGGTTGGGGCGCTCCCTCGGAGTCGCAGCCCATTCGGTCTGCTTCCCAAGCAGATCATGAGGATCCGAGCGCGACGTCAAACGATGATTCCGTACCTGAGGCCGTCAAGCGCTGGTCCGAGGACTCCGGCGTGTCCTTGCCCGCGTCGGCGTTGGAGACCTTCACGAGTTTCAAGAAGAGCGACGACTCGGGTGAAGCGCCCTCGAATCGCGCCTTGGGTGACATGCAGTCCTCGTGGCGCCGGCAAATGACTAGGGCGCTTCAGTCGCAACGGACCTACGGGAGCCAGCACTCGAATCCAGTTCCCAGCGCGCTGGACCTCGACGTCGAGGTACCTCAGCATTACTGGTTCGGTCGCCAGTCCAGCGATTCGCCGGCGCCGGTTCGGCTCACCGCCCGCCCTCTGAAATTGGGCACTCGGGGCCGCTGGATCAAGGGGGGATTGAACTGGAACGTCTTCTCGGGGTCCCCCCAGCAAGATGTTGGCATACCCCCGGAGCACGCGGCCTGGTTCCGCGAATTCTATTCCGTGGTCCAGCCCGACCAGAACATGTACGCCTCGACGCACGATTACGTTTCGCTGGACCACGTGTCCTCGCCCCTCGTGTGGGACCTCTTGGAGAGAGCTGCGGGGTTGGGCATCGCGCTGCTGGTCCGCGGCAGGCCGGTCGCCGTCGGACTCGCCCCCGAAACCCGACTCGAGTTGCGCGTCGGTCGGAACGAAGCCGGAGGTTTGGATGTTTCCCCGGGGTTCCGGCTGGCTCTCGACCGGGAGGACGACGGCAAGGAGAACCCTTCGACGAACTGGGTCCCCGCGAATTCGGCCTTTCCACTGGGCAATACCCATGCACCCCAGGCGTATTTTGCATTGGGCGGAACGCTGCACGCGGAATACCTCAGAGACGCAGAGGCGTCGTCGGCCTGGGGAAGCTCCCGACCTAGCCCCCTCCCCGAACTGGCCGCCGCGGCCCTGGAAGAAGAATGGGTCTCGGATGACACCGAACTTCTCTTCATGCCTCTCGCGGAAACGCCCAGTCAACTGGCCCGATCGATCGCCGAGGACGGCGGACTGACCGTCCCCGAGCCGGACGTTCGGGATTTCGCCGAAGACTTCTACCCCCAGATTGCGCGCCGGGTTCCGATTTTCGCGGATGATGACGCCGTATCGGCCCTCCCTGAAGTCCAAGAACCCAAGCTGATTTTCGAGGTGTCTTTCGACGGGAGCGAGTCGGATCCGGAGGGTGTCTCGATTTTTCCGGCCTCGTCCGACTGGTACTGGAGCTATCCCGAGTCGCCCGTGGTGTGGCCGGATGATCCGAGTGAAACGCCAGAGAATCTGCACTCGGGAGGGGCCGAAGGTCAGGGTCGGATTCGCGTTCCGGTCAGCGTCGGACACCCGGATCCGTTCCGCGAGGTCCGGGACAACGAACTCGAGCATTCGGTGATTTCGGAAATCCGTCGCGCTCTGCCCGAAATCCCTTTCCGGCAGACACGCGTGTCTGGCTGGGAGACTCACGACCTGGTCGAACGGGTCATCCCTGCCGTCGAGGCCATGCCGCACGCAACGGTGGTGATCCACGGCGAACTCCCGGAATTCAAGTCCCTGGATTCGGACGCGCAGATCACGGTCTCGGTCGAGTCCACGGGGGACCGGGACTGGTTCGACCTCGGGGTCACGGTTCGTGCCGGCGCCTGGTATGTCCCCTTCGCGGATATCTTCCGGGCTCTCGACTCGGGGCAAAAGCATTTGCTGCTCGGAGACGGTTCCTATTTCCGGCTGGACCGCCCCGAATTCCACAAGCTTCGTGATCTGATCTCGGAAGCCCGCCAACTGCAGGACCAGTCCGCGCCGCTGCAAATCAGCCGGCACCAGGCCGGTTTGTGGGAGGATCTCGAGGACCTGGCGACGGACGTCCATGTCGCCGAAGAATGGAATCAGTCGGTCCAGGCCCTTCTCGAGCTCGAGGAGATTCCGCCCGTGGAACTGCCCGCGGACCTGACGGCTACGCTTCGCCCGTACCAGCTCGAGGGCTTCCGGTGGCTCGCTTTCCTCTACGATCATCGCCTGGGCGGGATCCTGGCAGACGACATGGGGCTTGGAAAAACCGTGCAAACGATCGCCATGTTCCTGCACGCTTTCGAGGTATTCCGCCAGGAACGTTCCGGCGCCGCCACCCGGCCGCGATTCCTCGTCGTCGCGCCCACATCGGTCGCCCCGAACTGGGAACGTGAGATCCACAGATTTGCTCCGTCGTTGTCGACGGCGCTCGTGAGCACCTCCTCTGCCAAGGCCAAGAAAACCGTGGCGGCTAGGACCCAAGGCGCCGATGTTGTCATCACCTCGTATGCGCTGTTGAGACTCGACGAAGGCCAATACAACGAGCTGGGACTGACTGGGCTGGTACTCGACGAAGCCCAGTTCATCAAGAATGCCAAGACCAAGGCTCACCGAATTGCGCGTGAACTGTCCGCGCCCTTCAAATTGGTCGTCACGGGCACCCCGATGGAGAACGATCTGATGGAACTGTGGTCGATGTTCTCCATCGCTGCCCCTGGCCTTTTCCCGTCAGCCAGAAAATTCCGCGACAACTATGCCAGACCCATCACCAACAGCGAGGATCCCCAGGCCCTGCCGAGGCTGCGCAAAAGGGTTCGTCCGCTCATGATGCGGCGCACCAAAGAACTTGTCGCCGCGGAGCTTCCCGAGAAGCAAGAACACCGGGTTGATCTGGCACTCTCCGATGAACATCGCAAGGTCTACGACACACGCCTTCAGCGCGAACGCCAGAAAATTCTCGGTCTGCTCCAGGAGATGGACAAGAACCGGTTCACCATCTTCCAGTCCCTCACGATGCTGCGGCGGCTCTCCCTGGCGGCGGGCCTCGTGGACGAAGAACAGGAACATGTCGACTCGGCGAAATTGACCTATTTGCGTGAGCAATTACCGGAAATCATCGAGGACGATCACCGGGCACTGGTTTTCAGCCAGTTCACGAGCTTCCTGAAATTGATCGCGAAGGTGCTCGAGGAAGAAGGAATTCCGTATTTGTACCTGGACGGGTCGACGCGAAACCGCGGAGCGATCTTGGACGCGTTCAACCGCGGCGAAGCACCGATCTTCTTGATCAGTCTCAAAGCGGGCGGATTCGGTCTGAACCTGACCGCCGCGGATTACTGCTTCATCATGGATCCCTGGTGGAATCCCGCGGCCGAGGCCCAGGCCGTGGACCGTACGCACCGTATCGGGCAGAAGCGCAACGTCATGGTCTACCGGCTCGTCTCCGCAGGGACCATCGAAGAGAAGGTCATGGACCTCAAAGAGTCCAAGGCAGCCCTGTTCAACGCCGTCATGGACGAGGGTGAAGTTTTCTCCTCCGCTCTGGGCGCCGATGAGATTAGGGGCCTGATTGAGAGCTGAGGGCCGACGACAAAGCCCTGTTCTCGCGCAATAGCCCTTGTCAAACACGCAGTGTTAACACGGCCGAGTACCGATGTTCACGCGTATGGGTTAATGTTGATCCGGTTACCCATCAGTAAACTTATGATTACGTTACCGATCGCTGAGACTCTATGAACACAACTGAACAGACCGAGACCTTATCCGAAGAATTGAGCGAGCTCACCGGGAGCGACTCCAACCCTCACTCCCCGACCGGAACCGAACGGTACGCTCCCAGCAAGACCAATTGGAAGGTCTTCTTGGGTGCGGCCCTCGGAACCCTTTTGATCTCTCTCTGGGCGCTCATCGCCCCCGACTCAGCGAGTTCGGTTCTCGGAACCGTGGTGGCCTGGGTCTCCCAGAATTTCGGTTGGTTCTACATTCTCACCGGAACCGTGGTCCTGGTTTTCATTGTGATCATTGCCGCGAGCAAACAAGGCAAAATTCGCTTAGGCCCGGACCATTCCAGGCCTCAATTCCCTCTCTTCTCGTGGGCAGCCATGTTGTTCGCGGCCGGTATCGGCGTGGACCTGATGTTCTATTCTGTCCTCGAACCAGTCACGCAGTATTACACCCCCGCTCAGGGAAACGGTGAATCCGCCGAGGCCGCACGCCAAGCCGTCGTCTGGACCCTGTTCCACTACGGCCTGACCGGTTGGGGCATGTACGCCCTCATGGGCCTGGCCTTCGGATATTTCGCATACCGGTTCAACTTGCCCTTGTCGATCCGTTCGGCCCTGTACCCCATTATTGGCAAGCGCATCAAGGGAGCCGCGGGCGACGCCGTCGACATCGCCGCTCTGCTCGGCACCATTTTCGGTGTCGCGACGTCGCTCGGGATCGGCGTCGTGCAGATCAACTACGGCCTTCAATTCCTCTTCGACGTCCCGCAGGGAGTCGGCGTGCAGGCGGGTCTCATCGCGGTCTCCGTGCTGATGGCCATTGCCTCCGCCGTATCCGGTGTGGACAAGGGGATACGGCGCTTGTCCGAGCTGAACATCTACTTGGCCATTGCTTTGCTGCTGTACGTCCTGATCTTCGGAGACACCGATTTCCTGATGAACGGCCTGATCATGAACATGGGCGACTACCTCAGCCGGTTCCCCGGCATGACGCTGGACGCGATGGCCTTCGATCATCCCAGCGACTGGATGAACACGTGGACCCTTTTCTTCTGGGCCTGGTGGGTCGCTTGGTCCCCCTTCGTGGGATTATTCCTCGCCCGCATTTCGCGCGGACGCACCATCCGTCAGTTCGTGGTGGGCACCCTGACCATTCCTTTCGCTTTCATTCTGATCTGGATCTCGATCTTCGGTAACTCCGCGCTGAACCTGATCTACGAACAAAAGGACTCGGCCTTCGGCGAGACGATCATGAACACCCCGGAGCAGGCTTTCTACACATTGCTCGCCCAGTATCCGGGTGCGACCGCGGCCGCTGCCGTCGCGACCTTCACGGGTCTGCTGTTCTATGTTACGAGCGCCGATTCGGGTGCGCTCGTGATGTCGAACTTCGCCTCGACCATCGAGGATCCCAATGAGGACGGTCCGAAGTGGATGCGCATTTTCTGGGCTGCGGCTACGGGCCTGTTGACGCTGGCTATGCTGCTGATCGGCGGAATCGCAACACTGCAATCGGCCACCATCGTCTTCGGCCTCCCCTTCGCGATCGTCCTCTATCTGGTGATGTTCGGCCTGTGGAAGGCGCTCCGCGTGGAGAGCGCGGACATGGCTTCCCGCGATGCCGCCTACGCCGGTGTCCGGGCCGCGAATCGCGCGATGTCGATCGAGCCGTCTTCCTCGACGCGCAGCTGGCGCCAACGCTTGACCCGCTCCGTCTCCTATCCCGGCCAGAAGGCGACGACCCGTTACCTGGAGACCGTCGTTTCCCCGGCGCTGGAGGAAGTCTGCGAAGCCCTGCGGACCGAAGGCGTGGACGCGATCGTCGAGCGCGGTGTCGATCCCGCGACCACGATTCCTTACGTGACTC
This region includes:
- a CDS encoding SNF2-related protein, with the translated sequence MPFPAQQMPVSVAQIIKAVGHNAFGRGERYYRAGKVLSAAYDADSLTFSSKVSGSERHTYSQTVIFPEETSPHSAPFHSFCSCPVGTNCKHVVAALLGWFHEGGWGAPSESQPIRSASQADHEDPSATSNDDSVPEAVKRWSEDSGVSLPASALETFTSFKKSDDSGEAPSNRALGDMQSSWRRQMTRALQSQRTYGSQHSNPVPSALDLDVEVPQHYWFGRQSSDSPAPVRLTARPLKLGTRGRWIKGGLNWNVFSGSPQQDVGIPPEHAAWFREFYSVVQPDQNMYASTHDYVSLDHVSSPLVWDLLERAAGLGIALLVRGRPVAVGLAPETRLELRVGRNEAGGLDVSPGFRLALDREDDGKENPSTNWVPANSAFPLGNTHAPQAYFALGGTLHAEYLRDAEASSAWGSSRPSPLPELAAAALEEEWVSDDTELLFMPLAETPSQLARSIAEDGGLTVPEPDVRDFAEDFYPQIARRVPIFADDDAVSALPEVQEPKLIFEVSFDGSESDPEGVSIFPASSDWYWSYPESPVVWPDDPSETPENLHSGGAEGQGRIRVPVSVGHPDPFREVRDNELEHSVISEIRRALPEIPFRQTRVSGWETHDLVERVIPAVEAMPHATVVIHGELPEFKSLDSDAQITVSVESTGDRDWFDLGVTVRAGAWYVPFADIFRALDSGQKHLLLGDGSYFRLDRPEFHKLRDLISEARQLQDQSAPLQISRHQAGLWEDLEDLATDVHVAEEWNQSVQALLELEEIPPVELPADLTATLRPYQLEGFRWLAFLYDHRLGGILADDMGLGKTVQTIAMFLHAFEVFRQERSGAATRPRFLVVAPTSVAPNWEREIHRFAPSLSTALVSTSSAKAKKTVAARTQGADVVITSYALLRLDEGQYNELGLTGLVLDEAQFIKNAKTKAHRIARELSAPFKLVVTGTPMENDLMELWSMFSIAAPGLFPSARKFRDNYARPITNSEDPQALPRLRKRVRPLMMRRTKELVAAELPEKQEHRVDLALSDEHRKVYDTRLQRERQKILGLLQEMDKNRFTIFQSLTMLRRLSLAAGLVDEEQEHVDSAKLTYLREQLPEIIEDDHRALVFSQFTSFLKLIAKVLEEEGIPYLYLDGSTRNRGAILDAFNRGEAPIFLISLKAGGFGLNLTAADYCFIMDPWWNPAAEAQAVDRTHRIGQKRNVMVYRLVSAGTIEEKVMDLKESKAALFNAVMDEGEVFSSALGADEIRGLIES
- a CDS encoding glycosyltransferase family 1 protein, with translation MRILMVAESFVPHLSGVTTSLLRSAENLRRRGHEVMHVAPSGRGFKPSDWSPALFPRFPRVVPSGAIPEVRPWPEDSSPVALAPGQAFEEIEDVPTLRLPSLPLAGYPTLRFSLGTVAAVRRIMADYRPDIVHVASPFVLGARAVTAAKGLGIPSVAVYQTDVAAYTHRYGMSWLAATADRRIAAIHSNATLTLAPSRSSMAYLESLGVPRVFRWGRGVDTGLFNPSRRRLSIRSSLGAGPDDLLVGFVGRLASEKQVEDLRVIQSLPGVRLVVIGGGPEAQRLQSTLHRAVFAGQLTGTVLAEHMASLDVFTHPGEFETFGQTLQEAMASGVATVAVGKGGPLDIIDDDVTGRLYEPGQLGMLRTIVESLRDNRSRSRLAANGREAMETKSWAATSLKLENYYHRAAEFHRTRQLSRWRDEHPSAGDRNSQTSSRHGASGHGRRIESV
- a CDS encoding TetR/AcrR family transcriptional regulator encodes the protein MQESSSKIGTTPPAPERPLRADAQRNRERLIKAATHALTDKNRSSSLEAIAGEAGVGIGTLYRHFPTRDALVEAVYATQLDALQDEAEDLSRRLPGDQALREWAARHARFAATKHGMLDAIRTELSTPRPSRPLIRRRVAESVELLLRTGVADGTLRGDVEADDVAVLLLGIFLATARAGRPEQECRLRDLALDALRVR
- a CDS encoding DUF6350 family protein, with the protein product MKKTPRSPSPSRSLPMPLWLQAMIEILLTSLGSWFVILVLVLIGWASLGFPGSPVAVLAGTGQLWLAGHGVGLHIDIPMSESTEAVEGLATFTPLGLTVVLLLFARRAGKRLARASYEGQFWQALVGGAVMYIVIGAALSLVTSTSALSSNPVVSAIVPLGVLMVGMFWGGHQVAGSWLRLVGIDPEKLSERYSQYSRWTGAYVVSLIRAAWVGIVGILATGALLTGLSIFFHWNRMISLYQGLHAGFLGDISVTLVQFALLPNLMIFGMAWGNGAGFAVGQGTVISPAATHAGALPSLPILGAVPAEPTTWAYVVLALPILAGAMAGWYFIRDGENHLDEWLTLKLAWRWLAAVLSGLILAISLGALVGLAACLFAALAHGSLGVGRFTDFGPHPWTTGLWTAVTIAIGAIIGQLIGPWIEHDPTTDVSHEPRPARGVKGRGKEPSKPKIPAQNSPDRKSRVRTMASRPDSEPVSPQNGNSPERPAQPKNSGVRASSAKVSQAPDPGPEAASSAAPEPEAESKERDSDQVSALARLRKFRPGPDQAQSSSTDDKAPLEPPEASAAPHEESDLPWAGPDATPEEPSTEEQERGPRTKAPEPEESEPSVPEKPHTVPENRPVIARPGRRRK
- a CDS encoding aldo/keto reductase, producing MPAHHNTDAQRPGGPGSIAGRTVARVGYGAMQLVRSSTDRTAAISLLRRTVELGVDHIDTAQFYGDQLVNEYLGEAIRPEDGVVIVSKVGFDPNPGGQFPMRPAQRPEELRASVTTNLRTLKLDQIPVVNLRRPEHESRMPLPADQAVGLDDQLEAMTAMREEGLIGDFGISNAPESEVRRAISAGIVCVQNAYGLLSRGDEAIGALCQEEGIAWVPFFPLGSAFPGTPSVSDLPAARDVAAALGATPSQVGLAWLLHHFPTCLLIPGTGSVDHLEENIAAGSLVLDDQMLADLDRAATV
- a CDS encoding type II toxin-antitoxin system VapC family toxin, with amino-acid sequence MSSGSRGLLLDSDVLAEIRRSRPNPTIVAFLRRRAHRTLFLSTLSLGELRGLYPQQETERWLEELIERFDDHVLDVDSEVAREWAGRSTPQSILRTGQNPGASWTGAAVEGLVAATALVHDLTVISSKSDVYRSWGVQAQNPWKEN